Proteins encoded within one genomic window of Prochlorococcus marinus str. MIT 9515:
- a CDS encoding DUF721 domain-containing protein, producing MNKKYLPILNKRYPFSMRNCLDNFKKSWEDLDKLSKLNENWEKLIGLELSRACKPLKIDQKNLTIAVNHPQWRQALIYNKHRLKESISKFGISLNEIKIIQNYEVQTLDKKEINAKIIWENHPSRIKNNNMVICKLCNSPAPKGEISRWGKCTFCWRKNG from the coding sequence TTGAATAAGAAATATTTACCAATATTAAATAAAAGATATCCATTTTCAATGAGAAATTGTCTTGATAATTTCAAAAAATCATGGGAAGACCTAGATAAATTATCCAAACTAAATGAAAATTGGGAAAAGTTAATTGGTCTTGAATTATCTAGAGCATGCAAACCATTAAAAATTGATCAAAAAAATCTTACTATTGCTGTAAATCATCCACAATGGAGGCAGGCATTGATTTATAACAAGCACCGTTTAAAAGAGAGTATTAGCAAATTTGGAATTAGTTTAAATGAAATCAAGATAATACAAAATTATGAAGTCCAAACTTTAGATAAAAAAGAGATTAACGCAAAAATCATCTGGGAGAATCATCCCAGCAGAATAAAGAATAATAATATGGTTATTTGCAAACTATGTAATAGTCCTGCACCAAAAGGTGAAATATCAAGATGGGGGAAATGTACTTTTTGTTGGAGAAAAAATGGTTAA
- a CDS encoding ubiquinone/menaquinone biosynthesis methyltransferase: protein MRHKKINEVKTIFNNISCSYDFLNSLFSLGLHRFWKNKLVYLLKPIDGEDWADLCCGTGDLSFLIFKKVSPNGTVTGIDSAKEILNIARKRSKLIGNKYISWEMQDIFEIDENLKNYDGICMSYGLRNLMNVEEGLKKVFNLLNNSGRAGFLDFNHSKLNSLADLFQKIYLRSIVVPISKFFQLSKEYSYIEKSIKSFPEGNKLMLIAKKVGFKRVEYRTIFFNQMGILIVEK from the coding sequence ATGAGGCATAAAAAAATTAATGAGGTCAAAACTATTTTTAATAATATTTCTTGTAGTTATGACTTTTTAAATAGTTTATTCAGTTTAGGATTACATAGATTTTGGAAAAATAAATTAGTTTATTTATTAAAACCAATTGATGGAGAAGATTGGGCTGATCTTTGTTGTGGAACTGGTGATTTATCCTTTCTGATTTTTAAAAAAGTTAGTCCTAATGGAACTGTTACTGGTATTGATAGTGCAAAAGAAATTTTAAATATTGCAAGGAAAAGGTCCAAATTGATTGGAAATAAATATATATCTTGGGAAATGCAAGACATCTTTGAAATAGATGAAAACTTAAAAAATTATGATGGAATTTGTATGTCTTATGGTTTAAGAAATTTGATGAATGTAGAGGAAGGATTAAAAAAAGTCTTTAATCTTTTAAATAATAGTGGTAGAGCAGGGTTTCTAGACTTTAATCATTCTAAGTTGAATTCTTTAGCTGATTTATTTCAAAAAATATATTTAAGATCTATCGTGGTCCCAATTTCAAAATTTTTCCAATTAAGTAAAGAATATTCTTATATTGAAAAAAGTATTAAAAGTTTTCCGGAAGGAAATAAACTCATGCTTATCGCGAAAAAAGTTGGTTTTAAGAGGGTTGAATATAGGACTATTTTTTTCAATCAAATGGGAATATTAATAGTAGAAAAATAA